In Zobellia roscoffensis, the following are encoded in one genomic region:
- a CDS encoding Ig-like domain-containing protein: MIRKTTLKQNLLCLLLFLSVISYAQERVYADAVSSQSAVDQSNNAIDSDLSTHAIVRSGSGVLLGIGAYTGHLELVYPTTLPANTTSFIKIATEDDILSSLLGGNLGGLLSDIVGTLLIGNQEFSAEALNIDDSVLQTGSGLVNAFSTDEARVVTDKNGDYFLALTPSSPYDRVRLTNSVGSLIGLGQERDLDVYGAYYGDGDTTCGAPNYTSFSGDGLSLDLLGLGGAGVTNPELAIDGDEDTFSELSLGLVDVLAGIEQTFYFDSPEDASDNYYIKMAMDPSLLQLGIANSIEVVGKNRADASVFSENLSSLLDLDVLGLLQSGQSAIVALNPSTPIDQVTVRLSSLLGVGIDQELKIFDVFRAPASPVVTSTADDLNICEGSSTSVVAEVENDTNVELRWYDAEEDGNLLATLDSGEAFVTPVLNSDTTYYVAAAEIGCLNESPRTEVLINVEPIPTADDITVLGNENPICSSDNVVLVPTSSVDGTFSWYFDANKTNEITDGMVSGGATYEIDSNGVMTVTGLTEAGGPYTYFVSVEDDLAGCENAPGDLQSVEVNVVDFEKTVSIDSNPMISLDGLIDIFSGNDMINVTGTVSGDAMVGEPISLNINGKVFDGVVAADSSFSIPVNAIDLVSDIDNTIEAFVQGTLCSVSDEILVDLPDLIIDDIFQVFCASDFATVADLEVGLNDIALFNDLTAGLQLDANTPLVDGEVYFAGIVGIPASVLARVQITVQVNDIPMPTTNSRSQVFCESDGPTVGDIQVDQTNVVFYDSRLRGNVIDPSTPVEDGRWYYVAAVENGCESSERLRIMTNIFADGISPITIIGESEEVCRGRSYTYETNADKEDYVWTIVGGTITEGGTSTDNMVTVRWTELIDTQISVSYTDDSICSPSKMLTLDVEVGTCGMVLGEEFCLKVFNEFSPNNDGFNDFFTVQCIEDYSNTVEIYNRNGNLVYKTADYRNTWNGLANVNGVLSSGDHLPSGTYYYAIKIPELERNLVGWLQLAR; the protein is encoded by the coding sequence ATGATACGTAAAACTACCCTAAAGCAAAACCTTTTATGTTTGTTATTATTTCTTAGCGTTATCTCTTACGCGCAGGAAAGGGTTTACGCAGATGCTGTTTCAAGCCAAAGCGCGGTCGATCAGTCAAATAATGCTATTGATTCTGATTTATCAACCCATGCAATTGTCCGTTCAGGTTCTGGAGTTCTCTTGGGTATTGGTGCTTATACAGGTCATCTAGAACTTGTCTACCCAACTACGCTACCGGCAAATACAACCAGTTTTATAAAAATTGCTACTGAAGATGATATACTATCTAGTTTATTGGGAGGTAATCTGGGAGGTTTACTTTCTGATATTGTTGGAACGCTGCTTATTGGTAATCAAGAATTTTCTGCTGAAGCCCTTAATATTGACGATAGTGTTCTTCAAACCGGTTCAGGGCTTGTTAATGCATTTTCAACAGATGAAGCCCGTGTTGTAACAGATAAGAATGGAGATTATTTTCTTGCTTTAACCCCATCTAGCCCTTACGATAGAGTTCGTTTAACCAATAGTGTTGGTTCTTTAATAGGGTTGGGTCAAGAGCGTGACTTAGATGTTTATGGAGCTTATTACGGAGATGGAGATACTACATGTGGTGCACCCAATTATACTTCCTTTAGCGGAGATGGTCTATCACTAGATCTTTTAGGTTTAGGCGGAGCCGGAGTTACCAATCCCGAATTAGCCATAGATGGTGACGAAGATACTTTTTCTGAATTAAGCCTAGGGCTTGTTGATGTATTGGCTGGTATTGAGCAGACTTTTTATTTTGATAGCCCGGAAGATGCTAGCGATAATTACTATATAAAAATGGCTATGGATCCTTCCTTACTTCAGTTGGGTATTGCTAATTCAATTGAAGTAGTCGGTAAAAATAGAGCAGATGCTTCGGTATTTTCAGAGAATTTATCAAGCCTACTAGATTTAGATGTATTAGGGCTACTACAAAGTGGTCAATCGGCTATTGTGGCTTTAAACCCCTCAACTCCTATTGATCAAGTAACTGTTCGTTTATCATCTTTACTTGGTGTGGGTATTGACCAGGAACTTAAGATTTTTGATGTATTCAGAGCTCCTGCGAGTCCAGTAGTAACTTCTACAGCAGACGATTTGAATATTTGTGAGGGGTCAAGTACTAGCGTAGTTGCAGAAGTTGAAAACGATACTAATGTTGAGTTAAGATGGTACGATGCCGAAGAAGATGGAAACCTATTGGCAACCTTAGATTCAGGTGAAGCTTTTGTTACGCCTGTGTTGAATTCAGATACTACGTATTACGTGGCAGCTGCAGAAATTGGTTGTCTTAATGAATCTCCTAGAACAGAGGTTTTAATAAATGTAGAACCTATACCAACTGCAGACGATATAACTGTTTTAGGAAATGAGAACCCTATTTGTTCTTCAGATAATGTGGTGCTTGTTCCAACGAGTTCTGTAGATGGTACGTTTTCATGGTATTTTGATGCAAATAAAACCAATGAAATCACAGACGGAATGGTTTCTGGAGGTGCTACCTATGAAATAGACTCTAATGGAGTGATGACCGTAACAGGTCTTACTGAAGCTGGCGGCCCATATACTTATTTTGTATCGGTAGAAGATGATTTAGCCGGTTGCGAGAATGCTCCTGGCGATTTACAATCGGTTGAGGTTAATGTGGTTGATTTTGAAAAAACCGTATCTATTGATTCTAACCCAATGATTAGCTTAGATGGCCTCATTGATATTTTTAGTGGAAACGATATGATAAACGTAACCGGAACTGTTTCTGGTGATGCTATGGTTGGTGAGCCCATATCTTTAAATATAAACGGAAAAGTTTTTGACGGTGTCGTAGCGGCAGATTCATCTTTTAGTATTCCAGTAAACGCTATAGATTTAGTTTCAGATATAGATAATACGATCGAAGCTTTTGTACAAGGTACTTTGTGTTCTGTGTCTGACGAGATACTAGTAGATTTACCAGACTTAATTATAGATGATATTTTTCAAGTTTTTTGTGCCTCTGACTTTGCTACTGTTGCAGATTTAGAAGTGGGTCTAAATGATATTGCACTTTTTAATGACCTCACGGCAGGTTTACAATTAGATGCTAATACTCCTTTGGTTGATGGCGAGGTTTATTTTGCAGGAATTGTAGGTATACCGGCATCTGTATTGGCTAGAGTACAGATAACCGTACAGGTTAATGATATTCCAATGCCAACTACAAATTCTAGAAGTCAAGTTTTTTGTGAAAGTGATGGTCCTACAGTTGGGGATATTCAGGTTGATCAAACCAATGTTGTGTTTTACGATAGTCGTTTACGTGGAAATGTAATTGACCCTTCTACACCCGTAGAAGATGGTCGTTGGTACTATGTTGCCGCAGTCGAAAACGGTTGTGAAAGTAGTGAACGGTTAAGAATTATGACAAATATATTTGCTGATGGTATTTCTCCTATTACTATAATTGGTGAATCTGAAGAAGTATGCCGAGGGCGTTCATATACATATGAAACCAATGCTGATAAAGAAGATTATGTTTGGACAATAGTAGGTGGTACTATTACAGAAGGAGGAACTTCTACAGATAACATGGTAACCGTTCGTTGGACGGAGTTAATTGATACTCAAATTAGTGTTTCATATACAGATGATTCTATATGCAGCCCAAGTAAGATGCTCACTTTAGATGTAGAGGTAGGTACTTGCGGAATGGTTTTAGGAGAGGAATTCTGTCTAAAAGTATTCAATGAATTCTCGCCTAATAATGACGGTTTTAACGACTTCTTTACCGTACAGTGTATAGAAGATTATTCTAACACAGTAGAAATCTATAATCGTAATGGAAACCTTGTCTATAAAACAGCGGACTATCGTAATACTTGGAACGGTCTAGCAAATGTAAACGGAGTTTTAAGCAGTGGAGACCATTTGCCATCAGGAACTTACTACTACGCTATTAAGATACCTGAATTAGAAAGAAACCTAGTGGGCTGGTTACAATTGGCCAGATAA